The genomic stretch GACGGGCGCGAGTCGCGGGAAACCTGGCGACACGGGTTCGCCCGGCGGGTTGAAGACTTTCAGCAGCGCCGGCAGCAGCGTCATGTTGGTGAAGTACGCGACGAACATGCCGACACCGGCGATCTTGCCCAACTCCGACACGCCGCGATAAGCGGTCGGCAGGAACGAGAAGAAGCTTTCCGCGACCGCGACCGCCGCGAGCGTGAGCGGCACGCCGATGGTGTGGGCGGTGTGGACGAGCGCGGCGGAGAGGCGGTCGTCGCGATTGCGTTCCTCGCGGTATTTGACGCCGAACTGCACGCCGAAATCGACCCCGAGCCCGACGAACAGCACCATGAACGCGACCGAAATCATGTTGAGCGCGCCGACCATCATCAAGCCGAGCGCGGCGGTGATCGCGAGGCCGGCGAACAACGTGATGAACACAGCGAGGATCATGCGGCCCGAGCGCAGCGCCAGCCACAAGATCACCAGCACGACGATAAAGGTGCCGATGCCGTTGAGCACCGCACCGTCCTGGACCGAGGCGAATTCCTCGTCGGCGAGCGGCTGTTCGCCGGTCAGACGGACGGTTGCGCCGTAGCGTGTATCGAGGTGCAGCGATGCGGCGGTGTCGCGGATTGCCTTCGACGCGCTTGCGCCCGCTTCGAGCGCGTCGTAGTTCACGACGGGCTGCACGGTAACAAATGCGCGCGCCGGATCGGTGGCGGTGCTCCTGTCGACCAGCGCGCGCCACGAAAACGCCGCCGGCTGCCCAGCCAACACGCGATCGAGCACGGTCGCGCTTTGCGACAGCAGATGGCTCATGTCGGCGAGCTTCACCTGACCGATTTGCAACGGCAACAGCAGGCTCGTCGTGAGCGTGCCGGCGAGGCCGGTCAAGCTCGGATCGTGGGCGAGGGCGTTGACCAGCGGCCGGGACTGGACGAGCTGCGAAGTGGTCGACAGGACTTCATTGGTCGACGGGAACAACAGGCCATTGCGTTCGAAGAACGGGCCGCCGGCCGGTTGCGTGACCGCGACGAACTCCTTCGGGTCGGCTTTCAGCGCGGCGGTGAGCGCATTGGCTGCGGCGTCGGCGAATTCGGGGGCACGGGCTTCGACCACGACCAGTACCGTTTGACCGCGCTGGGGGAAGGCCGCGTCCAGTGCATCGCCGAGCGACGACCATTCCTTGTCGGTTTCGACGAGACGGCTGATATCCGTGTTGATCTTGAAGTGATGGACGACGTAAAAGCTGCTCAGGACCGCGAGCACGAGCGAAAGGACGATGACGCTTATCGGATGGCGCACCGAATAGGCGACGAGACGGACGATAGATGACTTCAGCATGTAGGCGGAGGGGGCCTTCTTATCACGGATGGTGTTTTTGACGAAAGTGCACAAGTATACAGAGCCGGCGCGATCCGGCTCGTATTCGGCAGCGAGTGCGACGCTGGGCTTAAGGGGCCAGGGTGGGAACGCAATCTCGGTATACTGGTCTATCTTGCTTTTGCCGCTGGCTTGTTGGCTTGCCGGGGCTTACTTTTCAGGTGTTGACGAGCGTATGAAACGTTATTTGTCTGCTTTTCTGGCTGCGGCTGTGATGTCCACGGCGGCGTATGCGCAAAGCGCGCCTGATGCCGTGGTGAAAAGTGCTGTTGAAGGCACTGTTGCCGCGATGAAGGCCGATCCGCAGGCGCGCGGCGGCGATATGAACAAGATCACCGAACTGGTGGAAACGCGATTCGTGCCCGCGACGGATTTTCAGCGGACCACGCGGATTGCTGTAGGCAAGGCGTGGACTACTGCCACGCCTGAGCAGCAGAAGCAGTTGTATGAGCAGTTTCAGATCCTGCTCGTGCGGACGTATGCTTCTTCGTTGTCGCAACTGCGGGATCAGGATGTGAAGTTTAAGTTCTTACCGGTTAGTGTGCCTGCCGGCGCTAAGGATGTGGTGGTGCAGTCGCACGTTATTAGTAATGGCGGTGATGATTCCATCGATTATCGGCTTACTAAGGGTGCCTCCGGCTGGAAGGTCTATGACATCAATATGATGGGGGCCTGGTTGATTCAGGTTTATCAAACGCAGTTTGCCGATCAGCTTTCTAAAGGCGGGGTTGATGGGTTGATTAAGTTTTTGACTGCTCATAATGCGCGGAGCGCGGGGTAGGTTTTGCGCGTAGCGCCTGATTGGGTTTTTGCCTGCGCGGCGCTATTTGTTTGTGTGCCTGCGGGGTTGGCCTTTCCTTGATTTGTTAGTGGTCGATTAGCGTCGCCCCTGTGCGGGGCAGGCACTTACTTTCTTTGCCGCCGTGTATAGACCGGGGACATAGCTGACAGGTGTGCGGGGACATGGTTGACACTTCCGGGTATTAAAACGCCCGGTCCCGACCATGCCCTGGAACGCAAGAGACACCATGAGCCTCCGACAGGAATTTGTTCATCTGGCCAGTCAGGACACCCTGACGATCACCGAGTTGTGCCAGCGCTTCAACATCAGCCGGCAGACCGGCTACAAATGGCTTAAGCGTGGCGAGAACGCGCTGTCAGATCAATCACGGCGCCCAGCCACCAGCCCCTTGAAGACTCCCGCTGCCATGGAGCAGGAAGTGGTGCGGCTGCGCCAGGCCCATCCGCGCTGGGGCGGGCGCAAGATCAGTCGGCGCCTGCAGGATCTGGGCTTTGAGGCGGTGCCGCAGCCCAGCACCGTGACCGACATCCTGCACCGGCATAACCTGATCCTGCCGACCGATTCAGCAATGAGCGAACCGTGGAAGCGCTTTGAACACGAGCAGCCCAACGTACTCTGGCAGATGGATTTCAAGGGTCACTTCGATACCCTCCAGAAGCAGCGTTGCAGCCCCCTGACGGTGCTGGACGACCACTCGCGTTTCAGCATCCTGCTGCGTGCCTGCGGGCCGACGGACACCTCGACCGTGCAGGCGGGATTACGTGAGGCGTTTGGGCACTACGGCCTGCCGTTGCGCATCAACACCGATAACGGCTCGCCGTGGGGTTCGCCCAGCAGTCCGGGGCAGCTTACCGAGCTGGCCGTCTGGCTGATCCGGCTGGGTATCCGTATCAGCTACAGCCGGCCGTATCACCCGCAGACCAATGGCAAGGATGAGCGGTTTCACCGTACGTTGAAGGCTGAAGTGCTGAACGGACGAAGCTTCGCTACGCAGGAG from Paraburkholderia sp. IMGN_8 encodes the following:
- a CDS encoding ABC transporter substrate-binding protein, producing MKRYLSAFLAAAVMSTAAYAQSAPDAVVKSAVEGTVAAMKADPQARGGDMNKITELVETRFVPATDFQRTTRIAVGKAWTTATPEQQKQLYEQFQILLVRTYASSLSQLRDQDVKFKFLPVSVPAGAKDVVVQSHVISNGGDDSIDYRLTKGASGWKVYDINMMGAWLIQVYQTQFADQLSKGGVDGLIKFLTAHNARSAG
- a CDS encoding IS481 family transposase, with the protein product MPWNARDTMSLRQEFVHLASQDTLTITELCQRFNISRQTGYKWLKRGENALSDQSRRPATSPLKTPAAMEQEVVRLRQAHPRWGGRKISRRLQDLGFEAVPQPSTVTDILHRHNLILPTDSAMSEPWKRFEHEQPNVLWQMDFKGHFDTLQKQRCSPLTVLDDHSRFSILLRACGPTDTSTVQAGLREAFGHYGLPLRINTDNGSPWGSPSSPGQLTELAVWLIRLGIRISYSRPYHPQTNGKDERFHRTLKAEVLNGRSFATQEHVQQELDRWRTVYNCERPHEAIGMDTPVSRYKPSPRAYPSILQEPEYGPDDVVLRVRSDGQLRFKGRKLKVSNALYGLPVAARAKVGEDGVFEFWFAHHRILTLDLRSENH
- a CDS encoding MMPL family transporter, which produces MLKSSIVRLVAYSVRHPISVIVLSLVLAVLSSFYVVHHFKINTDISRLVETDKEWSSLGDALDAAFPQRGQTVLVVVEARAPEFADAAANALTAALKADPKEFVAVTQPAGGPFFERNGLLFPSTNEVLSTTSQLVQSRPLVNALAHDPSLTGLAGTLTTSLLLPLQIGQVKLADMSHLLSQSATVLDRVLAGQPAAFSWRALVDRSTATDPARAFVTVQPVVNYDALEAGASASKAIRDTAASLHLDTRYGATVRLTGEQPLADEEFASVQDGAVLNGIGTFIVVLVILWLALRSGRMILAVFITLFAGLAITAALGLMMVGALNMISVAFMVLFVGLGVDFGVQFGVKYREERNRDDRLSAALVHTAHTIGVPLTLAAVAVAESFFSFLPTAYRGVSELGKIAGVGMFVAYFTNMTLLPALLKVFNPPGEPVSPGFPRLAPVDDFLDQHRKPVLIATLIVVIGATPLLTRLRFDFNPLHLKDPHTESMATLLSLKDSPEAAVNNVQALAPSLADADRIAAHLQTLPEVGRVTTLDTFIPTEQQQKLMLVASAAQQLLPALTQQPAPQATDAVRVAALKRASNQLALAADDHPGPGAAEAKHLSATLQKLAAADAATRDRAETALSEPLRIALKQLADLLQPTEITRDNLPKEISGSWVSKDGRALVDIAPKVKPGADPNDDAMLARFAHAVKKAEPGAIGGPISILHSADTIIKAFMQAAGYALLTIAILLWLALRRIGDVLRTLVPLLVSALVTLELCVVFGMPLNFANIIALPLMLGVGVAFKIYFVMAWRNGQTGLLQSSLTHAVLFSAATTATAFGSLWLSHHPGTSSMGRLLALSLFCTLIGAVVFQPVLMGKPRPRRAKKKGI